The proteins below come from a single Solea senegalensis isolate Sse05_10M linkage group LG2, IFAPA_SoseM_1, whole genome shotgun sequence genomic window:
- the cenpj gene encoding centromere protein J isoform X1, with protein sequence MSSPDGLRYSQAEFLARWMPSSNRAGVILSPSTDLVASLRHVSSAGSSSSSPAKPDNSFSSDFAPLPASADSSCLTVDGFAAHSSGGERAGSDSPVAALCPVSGSTPAHMDSLDEMAGSSQDASLMMKLEELRKWQQHMQEQLKAHQLEELLLLQEEQQRLLGMMNGSEDCTADDSECFVLSPTTRREGPPRSQTHMEEDNDHEDTWNSADHEDVFQEHDDTLVSSYSDNMTENRGRKEDAVLQDRPIKPGIGGHKQTFEELLEEQLRLEEQRLKSARQQQSGDVAEAAVQAPPRRPFLKRGEGLSRFTNNRKAPLRKKEVKTDSRPQQAQVRVMSRSNSEPTAIQRGSTNGVQRLPVQRKTAILNKENRLKGLISPPQLIRADGKTARTVLGSYQRLNTEGAELRLSKQQNTRTAGLSAQTARKPGPHNTLPNPVTKQVGVLGAEHYSSPKERGMESAEDRTTMSEEEGGGDKVPVHSFELSFQEKFQSWESDRQLENLELGEFELLEQAADELSFSSNSSFVMKVLQMDQHHRQLQVAQGLHQRRLSSTPIKSPARGELQRSCSSDGLPRKSSSVNSEAFAVKETDVSVKNQRRSIEEKEEQDKHEDSASSCSGSESEDQEEVMVKASLCPSNFSFPTQSHRPYDKWSYQDEDSRRASDGTQGGDEESHGNADESTLIEDKDAQRGRVVFDDDDTWNDVDEISVQLDDDSGRNSPVSKATAASVSPPMQILLRKVAASKVVTLDTEMSTNQEPDPPPLPPASQLMTKLFPSLKPKTQSAPLPPPAATSVAPESKKPAEETSQQLQSRQLRERLVELEIEIERFQKENLALAKLKQENEKNQENLRKERLEFERTKAEESAKFEEYKKEENKKLQRERKLFEKHVLAARAIPDKKEREEIQVLKQQLNSLQEELRRKESRWASSHSRQRQHIDSLSEENSSLRDEIRMLEKLRLSSLKKTPVSAEKDKETKDGPRMFPNNLSTVTKGVKFASPLDSRGSSSCSSSSPPQGGAAAAAYRRSSSEIGQGVAAGMKSSLRRPSGAGTPSSSSSSSLPVRRTEEQSTAGNRSQDKPPNHKQSENCSPNRDSVSTELESREAQEAETTQEVITHPDGKIEKVLVGGDRVILFPNGTRKEVSADELTVKVTFFNGDTKQITADQRVIYFYSEAQTTHITFPDGMEVLHFPNNQTEKHFPDGRKEITFPDQMVKNLFPDGREESVLTDGTIIQVNPDGTKEIHFNTGQREIHTADYKRREYPDGTVKTVYSDGRQETHYPTGRVRIKDKDGNVLMDKRA encoded by the exons ATGTCATCTCCAGACGGGCTCCGCTACTCTCAGGCAGAGTTCCTGGCCCGGTGGATGCCGAGCAGCAACAGAGCCGGCGTGATCCTCAGCCCCAGCACGGATTTGGTCGCGTCCCTGCGGCACGTCTCCTCTGCgggatcatcatcatcgtcgccCGCAAAGCCGGACAACTCCTTCTCCTCAGACTTCGCCCCTCTACCCGCCTCCGCCGACAGCAGCTGCCTCACTGTGGATGGATTTGCTGCCCACTCGTCCGGAGGAGAGAGGGCTGGAAGTGACAGCCCAGTGGCCGCTCTCTGCCCAGTGTCTGGAagcacacctgcacacatggACAGTCTGGATGAGATGGCAGGCAGCTCACAGGATGCATCTCTAATGATGAAGCTAGAAGAG ttgAGGAAGTGGCAGCAGCACATGCAGGAGCAGCTGAAGGCTCatcagctggaggagctgctgttgctgcaggaggagcagcagaggctgCTGGGGATGATGAATGGATCCGAGGACTGCACAGCAG ATGACTCGGAGTGTTTCGTGCTCTCACCGACAACAAGGCGTGAAGGTCCACCAAGAAGTCAAACTCACATGGAGGAGGACAACGATCACGAGG ACACGTGGAACTCCGCTGATCACGAGGATGTTTTTCAGGAGCATGACGACACATTAGTATCAAGTTACAGTGACAATATGACTGAAAACCGGGGTAGAAAAGAAGATGCAGTCTTACAGGACAG ACCTATTAAGCCAGGCATTGGAGGTCATAAGCAGACGTTTGAGGAGTTACTGGAGGAGCAGTTGAggctggaggagcagaggctGAAGTCTGCACGGCAACAGCAG AGCGGGGATGTAGCTGAAGCTGCTGTACAAGCCCCGCCCAGGAGACCCTTTCTGAAGCGAGGCGAGGGGCTTTCCCGATTTACCAACAATCGCAAAGCACCTTTACGGAAAAAGGAGGTGAAGACGGACTCCAGACCACAACAAGCCCAGGTCAGAGTGATGTCCCGCAGCAACTCAGAGCCTACGGCTATCCAGAGAGGGAGCACAAACGGTGTCCAGAGGCTTCCTGTGCAGCGCAAAACCGCCATACTGAACAAAGAGAACCGACTGAAAGGCTTGATTTCACCACCTCAGCTCATCAGAGCTGACGGTAAGACGGCGCGGACAGTTTTGGGGAGTTATCAGCGACTGAATACAGAAGGAGCAGAGTTGAGACTAAGTAAACAGCAGAATACCAGGACTGCGGGTTTGTCTGCTCAGACTGCGAGGAAGCCCGGGCCTCACAACACGCTGCCAAACCCTGTGACCAAACAGGTGGGCGTGTTAGGAGCTGAACATTACAGTTCTCCTAAAGAGAGGGGCATGGAATCAGCAGAAGACAGGACGACGatgtcagaagaagaaggaggaggagataaaGTTCCAGTCCACTCGTTTGAGTTGTCGTTCCAGGAGAAGTTCCAGAGCTGGGAAAGTGACCGGCAGCTGGAAAACTTGGAGCTGGGAGAGTTTGAGCTTCTGGAGCAGGCAGCTGATGAGCTGTCCTTCTCCTCCAACTCCTCGTTTGTCATGAAG GTTCTTCAGATGGACCAACACCACCGGCAGCTGCAGGTCGCTCAGGGTCTCCACCAGCGACGACTATCCTCCACCCCCATCAAGTCGCCTGCTAGAGGAGAACTccagaggagctgcagcagcgacGGTTTACCACGTAAAAGCTCGTCTGTGAACTCTGAAGCTTTTGCCGTGAAGGAAACAGACGTTTCAGTGAAGAACCAAAGGAGGAGCATtgaggaaaaagaggaacagGACAAACACGAGGACTCAGCTTCATCCTGCAGTGGCTCTGAATCTGAAGACCAGGAAGAAGTCATGGTCAAAGCATCTTTGTGTCCCAGCAACTTTTCCTTTCCCACACAGTCTCACCGGCCGTATGACAAGTGGTCCTATCAGGACGAGGACAGCCGCAGAGCATCGGACGGGACACAAGGTGGCGACGAGGAGAGTCACGGCAACGCCGACGAGTCCACGCTGATCGAGGACAAAGACGCACAACGAGGTCGAGTTGTGTTCGACGACGACGATACGTGGAATGACGTTGACGAGATTTCGGTCCAGCTGGACGACGACAGCGGGAGAAACAGTCCCGTCTCCAAGGCAACGGCCGCCAGCGTCTCACCACCGATGCAGATTTTGTTGAGGAAGGTGGCAGCGAGTAAAGTTGTAACGCTGGACACAGAAATGTCaaccaatcaggagccagatcctcctcctcttcctcctgcctcCCAACTCATGACAAAGCTGTTCCCCTCGCTGAAGCCAAAGACCCAGAGtgcacctcttcctcctcctgctgccacTTCGGTTGCTCCTGAGTCCAAGAAACCTGCAGAGGAGACAA gTCAGCAGCTCCAGTCGAGGCAGTTGAGGGAGAGACTGGTTGAGCTGGAGATTGAGATCGAGAGATTCCAGAAGGAGAACCTCGCCCTCGCCAAACTCAAACAGGAGAACGAGAAGAACCAGGAGAACCTCAG gaaGGAGCGTTTGGAGTTTGAGCGGACGAAAGCAGAGGAGTCGGCCAAGTTTGAGGAATacaagaaagaggaaaacaagaagCTGCAGAGGGAACGCAAACTGTTCGAGAAGCACGTGTTGGCCGCCAGAGCCATTCCTGacaagaaggagagagaggaaatccAG GTGttgaagcagcagctgaactccctgcaggaggagctgaggaggaaggagagtcGCTGGGCGTCGtcacacagcagacagagacagcaCATCGACTCCCTCAGTGAAGAGAACAGTTCACTCAGAGACGAG ATCCGCATGTTGGAGAAGCTCCGCCTCAGCTCCTTGAAGAAAACCCCAGTGAGTGCAGAGAAGGACAAAGAAACTAAGGACGGTCCAAGAATGTTCCCCAACAATCTGTCCACCGTCACCAAAGGAGTGAAATTTGCC AGTCCCCTGGACtccagaggaagcagcagctgcagtagCAGCAGTCCTCCACAGGGcggcgctgcagcagcagcctaTAGAAGGAGCTCATCAGAGATCGGTCAAGGAGTCGCAG CAGGGATGAAGAGCAGCCTGAGACGACCATCAGGAGCAGGcactccatcttcatcatcttcctcctcactACCTGTCAGGAGAACAGAGGAGCAATCAACAGCCGGCAACAGGAGTCAGGACAAACCACCAAACcacaaacaatcagaaaactgCTCACCG aACAGAGATTCTGTGTCGACAGAGTTAGAGAGCAGAGAAGCCCAAGAGGCAGAGACGACTCAGGAAGTCATCACACATCCTGACGGGAAG ATTGAGAAGGTTCTGGTTGGCGGAGATCGCGTCATCCTTTTCCCCAACGGGACCAGGAAGGAGGTGTCGGCAGACGAACTGACAGTCAAAGTGACGTTCTTCAACGGAGACACCAAGCAGATCACGGCCGACCAGAGAGTG ATCTACTTCTACTCTGAAGCTCAGACGACTCACATCACCTTCCCTGATGGGATGGAGGTCCTGCACTTCCCCAACAACCAGACAG AAAAACACTTTCCTGACGGTCGTAAGGAAATCACCTTCCCGGACCAGATGGTGAAGAACCTGTTTCCAGACggcagagaggagagcgtgTTAACAGATGGCACCATCATCCAGGTCAACCC CGACGGCACCAAGGAGATCCACTTCAACACGGGTCAGAGGGAGATCCACACGGCCGACTACAAGAGGAGGGAGTATCCCGACGGCACCGTGAAGACCGTTTACAGTGACGGCAGGCAGGAGACCCACTACCCCACCGGGCGCGTCAGGATCAAGGACAAAGACGGCAACGTCCTCATGGACAAAAGAGCGTAG
- the cenpj gene encoding centromere protein J isoform X2: MSSPDGLRYSQAEFLARWMPSSNRAGVILSPSTDLVASLRHVSSAGSSSSSPAKPDNSFSSDFAPLPASADSSCLTVDGFAAHSSGGERAGSDSPVAALCPVSGSTPAHMDSLDEMAGSSQDASLMMKLEELRKWQQHMQEQLKAHQLEELLLLQEEQQRLLGMMNGSEDCTADDSECFVLSPTTRREGPPRSQTHMEEDNDHEDTWNSADHEDVFQEHDDTLVSSYSDNMTENRGRKEDAVLQDRPIKPGIGGHKQTFEELLEEQLRLEEQRLKSARQQQSGDVAEAAVQAPPRRPFLKRGEGLSRFTNNRKAPLRKKEVKTDSRPQQAQVRVMSRSNSEPTAIQRGSTNGVQRLPVQRKTAILNKENRLKGLISPPQLIRADGKTARTVLGSYQRLNTEGAELRLSKQQNTRTAGLSAQTARKPGPHNTLPNPVTKQVGVLGAEHYSSPKERGMESAEDRTTMSEEEGGGDKVPVHSFELSFQEKFQSWESDRQLENLELGEFELLEQAADELSFSSNSSFVMKVLQMDQHHRQLQVAQGLHQRRLSSTPIKSPARGELQRSCSSDGLPRKSSSVNSEAFAVKETDVSVKNQRRSIEEKEEQDKHEDSASSCSGSESEDQEEVMVKASLCPSNFSFPTQSHRPYDKWSYQDEDSRRASDGTQGGDEESHGNADESTLIEDKDAQRGRVVFDDDDTWNDVDEISVQLDDDSGRNSPVSKATAASVSPPMQILLRKVAASKVVTLDTEMSTNQEPDPPPLPPASQLMTKLFPSLKPKTQSAPLPPPAATSVAPESKKPAEETSQQLQSRQLRERLVELEIEIERFQKENLALAKLKQENEKNQENLRKERLEFERTKAEESAKFEEYKKEENKKLQRERKLFEKHVLAARAIPDKKEREEIQVLKQQLNSLQEELRRKESRWASSHSRQRQHIDSLSEENSSLRDEIRMLEKLRLSSLKKTPVSAEKDKETKDGPRMFPNNLSTVTKGVKFASPLDSRGSSSCSSSSPPQGGAAAAAYRRSSSEIGQGVAGMKSSLRRPSGAGTPSSSSSSSLPVRRTEEQSTAGNRSQDKPPNHKQSENCSPNRDSVSTELESREAQEAETTQEVITHPDGKIEKVLVGGDRVILFPNGTRKEVSADELTVKVTFFNGDTKQITADQRVIYFYSEAQTTHITFPDGMEVLHFPNNQTEKHFPDGRKEITFPDQMVKNLFPDGREESVLTDGTIIQVNPDGTKEIHFNTGQREIHTADYKRREYPDGTVKTVYSDGRQETHYPTGRVRIKDKDGNVLMDKRA; the protein is encoded by the exons ATGTCATCTCCAGACGGGCTCCGCTACTCTCAGGCAGAGTTCCTGGCCCGGTGGATGCCGAGCAGCAACAGAGCCGGCGTGATCCTCAGCCCCAGCACGGATTTGGTCGCGTCCCTGCGGCACGTCTCCTCTGCgggatcatcatcatcgtcgccCGCAAAGCCGGACAACTCCTTCTCCTCAGACTTCGCCCCTCTACCCGCCTCCGCCGACAGCAGCTGCCTCACTGTGGATGGATTTGCTGCCCACTCGTCCGGAGGAGAGAGGGCTGGAAGTGACAGCCCAGTGGCCGCTCTCTGCCCAGTGTCTGGAagcacacctgcacacatggACAGTCTGGATGAGATGGCAGGCAGCTCACAGGATGCATCTCTAATGATGAAGCTAGAAGAG ttgAGGAAGTGGCAGCAGCACATGCAGGAGCAGCTGAAGGCTCatcagctggaggagctgctgttgctgcaggaggagcagcagaggctgCTGGGGATGATGAATGGATCCGAGGACTGCACAGCAG ATGACTCGGAGTGTTTCGTGCTCTCACCGACAACAAGGCGTGAAGGTCCACCAAGAAGTCAAACTCACATGGAGGAGGACAACGATCACGAGG ACACGTGGAACTCCGCTGATCACGAGGATGTTTTTCAGGAGCATGACGACACATTAGTATCAAGTTACAGTGACAATATGACTGAAAACCGGGGTAGAAAAGAAGATGCAGTCTTACAGGACAG ACCTATTAAGCCAGGCATTGGAGGTCATAAGCAGACGTTTGAGGAGTTACTGGAGGAGCAGTTGAggctggaggagcagaggctGAAGTCTGCACGGCAACAGCAG AGCGGGGATGTAGCTGAAGCTGCTGTACAAGCCCCGCCCAGGAGACCCTTTCTGAAGCGAGGCGAGGGGCTTTCCCGATTTACCAACAATCGCAAAGCACCTTTACGGAAAAAGGAGGTGAAGACGGACTCCAGACCACAACAAGCCCAGGTCAGAGTGATGTCCCGCAGCAACTCAGAGCCTACGGCTATCCAGAGAGGGAGCACAAACGGTGTCCAGAGGCTTCCTGTGCAGCGCAAAACCGCCATACTGAACAAAGAGAACCGACTGAAAGGCTTGATTTCACCACCTCAGCTCATCAGAGCTGACGGTAAGACGGCGCGGACAGTTTTGGGGAGTTATCAGCGACTGAATACAGAAGGAGCAGAGTTGAGACTAAGTAAACAGCAGAATACCAGGACTGCGGGTTTGTCTGCTCAGACTGCGAGGAAGCCCGGGCCTCACAACACGCTGCCAAACCCTGTGACCAAACAGGTGGGCGTGTTAGGAGCTGAACATTACAGTTCTCCTAAAGAGAGGGGCATGGAATCAGCAGAAGACAGGACGACGatgtcagaagaagaaggaggaggagataaaGTTCCAGTCCACTCGTTTGAGTTGTCGTTCCAGGAGAAGTTCCAGAGCTGGGAAAGTGACCGGCAGCTGGAAAACTTGGAGCTGGGAGAGTTTGAGCTTCTGGAGCAGGCAGCTGATGAGCTGTCCTTCTCCTCCAACTCCTCGTTTGTCATGAAG GTTCTTCAGATGGACCAACACCACCGGCAGCTGCAGGTCGCTCAGGGTCTCCACCAGCGACGACTATCCTCCACCCCCATCAAGTCGCCTGCTAGAGGAGAACTccagaggagctgcagcagcgacGGTTTACCACGTAAAAGCTCGTCTGTGAACTCTGAAGCTTTTGCCGTGAAGGAAACAGACGTTTCAGTGAAGAACCAAAGGAGGAGCATtgaggaaaaagaggaacagGACAAACACGAGGACTCAGCTTCATCCTGCAGTGGCTCTGAATCTGAAGACCAGGAAGAAGTCATGGTCAAAGCATCTTTGTGTCCCAGCAACTTTTCCTTTCCCACACAGTCTCACCGGCCGTATGACAAGTGGTCCTATCAGGACGAGGACAGCCGCAGAGCATCGGACGGGACACAAGGTGGCGACGAGGAGAGTCACGGCAACGCCGACGAGTCCACGCTGATCGAGGACAAAGACGCACAACGAGGTCGAGTTGTGTTCGACGACGACGATACGTGGAATGACGTTGACGAGATTTCGGTCCAGCTGGACGACGACAGCGGGAGAAACAGTCCCGTCTCCAAGGCAACGGCCGCCAGCGTCTCACCACCGATGCAGATTTTGTTGAGGAAGGTGGCAGCGAGTAAAGTTGTAACGCTGGACACAGAAATGTCaaccaatcaggagccagatcctcctcctcttcctcctgcctcCCAACTCATGACAAAGCTGTTCCCCTCGCTGAAGCCAAAGACCCAGAGtgcacctcttcctcctcctgctgccacTTCGGTTGCTCCTGAGTCCAAGAAACCTGCAGAGGAGACAA gTCAGCAGCTCCAGTCGAGGCAGTTGAGGGAGAGACTGGTTGAGCTGGAGATTGAGATCGAGAGATTCCAGAAGGAGAACCTCGCCCTCGCCAAACTCAAACAGGAGAACGAGAAGAACCAGGAGAACCTCAG gaaGGAGCGTTTGGAGTTTGAGCGGACGAAAGCAGAGGAGTCGGCCAAGTTTGAGGAATacaagaaagaggaaaacaagaagCTGCAGAGGGAACGCAAACTGTTCGAGAAGCACGTGTTGGCCGCCAGAGCCATTCCTGacaagaaggagagagaggaaatccAG GTGttgaagcagcagctgaactccctgcaggaggagctgaggaggaaggagagtcGCTGGGCGTCGtcacacagcagacagagacagcaCATCGACTCCCTCAGTGAAGAGAACAGTTCACTCAGAGACGAG ATCCGCATGTTGGAGAAGCTCCGCCTCAGCTCCTTGAAGAAAACCCCAGTGAGTGCAGAGAAGGACAAAGAAACTAAGGACGGTCCAAGAATGTTCCCCAACAATCTGTCCACCGTCACCAAAGGAGTGAAATTTGCC AGTCCCCTGGACtccagaggaagcagcagctgcagtagCAGCAGTCCTCCACAGGGcggcgctgcagcagcagcctaTAGAAGGAGCTCATCAGAGATCGGTCAAGGAGTCGCAG GGATGAAGAGCAGCCTGAGACGACCATCAGGAGCAGGcactccatcttcatcatcttcctcctcactACCTGTCAGGAGAACAGAGGAGCAATCAACAGCCGGCAACAGGAGTCAGGACAAACCACCAAACcacaaacaatcagaaaactgCTCACCG aACAGAGATTCTGTGTCGACAGAGTTAGAGAGCAGAGAAGCCCAAGAGGCAGAGACGACTCAGGAAGTCATCACACATCCTGACGGGAAG ATTGAGAAGGTTCTGGTTGGCGGAGATCGCGTCATCCTTTTCCCCAACGGGACCAGGAAGGAGGTGTCGGCAGACGAACTGACAGTCAAAGTGACGTTCTTCAACGGAGACACCAAGCAGATCACGGCCGACCAGAGAGTG ATCTACTTCTACTCTGAAGCTCAGACGACTCACATCACCTTCCCTGATGGGATGGAGGTCCTGCACTTCCCCAACAACCAGACAG AAAAACACTTTCCTGACGGTCGTAAGGAAATCACCTTCCCGGACCAGATGGTGAAGAACCTGTTTCCAGACggcagagaggagagcgtgTTAACAGATGGCACCATCATCCAGGTCAACCC CGACGGCACCAAGGAGATCCACTTCAACACGGGTCAGAGGGAGATCCACACGGCCGACTACAAGAGGAGGGAGTATCCCGACGGCACCGTGAAGACCGTTTACAGTGACGGCAGGCAGGAGACCCACTACCCCACCGGGCGCGTCAGGATCAAGGACAAAGACGGCAACGTCCTCATGGACAAAAGAGCGTAG